The Eriocheir sinensis breed Jianghai 21 chromosome 4, ASM2467909v1, whole genome shotgun sequence genome has a segment encoding these proteins:
- the LOC127010132 gene encoding GATOR complex protein MIOS-A-like isoform X2: protein MTMSSVRVDVQWLPAAPDHFLTWGTDLQLYQVQDATPAEAVQPPRLRLSPHSVASLLATNNDIQYIKCVSWWPGVEADPAQQLLAVGQANGKVALTNFSKVADPRGIKGKEFIPKTARPVNSLAWSTQEHQLLAVGLEKVRTDHSVVVCDVMRPSQAASYTFDQRNSTSGDVLKPLVEFGNAETAHSVAFSLHTPRTLMAGMNNKQIKLFDLRENKVIASTNTKAVYGICTDIHNEHRLASYFESQVSIWDLRNIERPVLNLDANKPVTKLAWCPSRLGLVASLCRDSPSMRLYDIIHYAAGGEDQEPAVITRSITPDPGTCISTFSWHPTHENRLLSASYAGNLVDYSVEERITVNWSATSALVWTQGKKTLHQVDCQHPVYGHYDDVLTAIVTRARKKYGLYMDTLAMNGDVTDDISLRNLWTWLDAAKSLATSGNFKLPGGVPYRYQGVWSLMTADTLSSDVMNRPWIGHEGQKQQFAKVFRSEERSRALELCSWGFENEGLLGSFLAQLEAAGSHTRAAATAVFNQRIKQAVQILQRGASSNKMPALNSTAMALAGYTEERKGLWRETCVNLRAQLTDPYLRAMFAFLTDDADSFDPVLGETDMAIQDRVAFACTYLSDVRLVDYLEKLNTRLTEEGNLDGILLTGLCSEGIDLLQRYVDLTGDVQTVALVTIHTLQHAIAKDSRLAHWVQSYRNLLDSLCLWNERAQLDVIMNENKHAERPPQHIYITCNFCKKGITPYIQAAGRPRNPYARFGTGSSSKSKMQACPNCRKPLPRCSLCLVHMGTPAGWGNTTQKSSAQEEGGEGSASASTPSSKRKLTHFSSWITWCQTCRHGGHAHHLMEWFKEHTECPVTTCTCKCMSLDTVSKVASSSVSVVPK from the exons ATGACTATGAGTAGTGTGCGTGTGGACGTCCAGTGGTTGCCGGCGGCCCCTGACCACTTCCTTACCTGGGGCACCGACCTGCAGCTGTACCAGGTGCAGGATGCCACACCCGCAGAGGCCGTCCAGCCTCCAC GGCTGCGCTTGAGTCCCCACTCTGTGGCGTCTCTGCTGGCCACCAACAATGACATCCAGTACATTAAGTGTGTGTCGTGGTGGCCCGGCGTGGAGGCTGACCCGGCGCAGCAGCTGCTGGCGGTTGGTCAGGCCAACGGCAAAGTGGCCCTCACCAACTTCAGCAAAGTGGCTGACCCTCGAGGCATCAAGGGCAAGGAGTTCA TTCCCAAGACGGCCCGGCCAGTAAACTCCCTGGCCTGGTCGACGCAGGAGCATCAGCTGCTGGCGGTCGGCCTGGAGAAGGTGCGCACAGACCACTCGgttgtggtgtgtgatgtgatgcGCCCCAGCCAGGCCGCCTCCTACACCTTCGACCAGCGGAACTCCACCTCAGG GGATGTGCTCAAGCCTCTGGTGGAGTTTGGTAACGCTGAGACAGCGCACAGCGTGGCCTTCTCACTCCACACGCCCCGGACGCTGATGGCCGGCATGAACAACAAACAGATCAAGTTATTTGACCTTAGAG AGAATAAAGTGATTGCCTCCACCAACACCAAGGCTGTGTACGGGATCTGTACAGACATCCACAATGAACACCGACTGGCTTCATATTTTGAGAGTCAG GTTTCTATATGGGATCTGCGAAATATTGAACGCCCGGTGCTGAACCTGGACGCCAATAAGCCTGTCACAAAGCTGGCCTGGTGCCCCTCACG GTTAGGGCTCGTGGCGTCCCTGTGCCGAGACAGCCCCTCCATGCGGCTCTATGACATCATCCATTATGCAGCCGGTGGGGAGGACCAGGAGCCGGCCGTCATCACACGCTCCATCACCCCTGACCCGGGCACCTgcatctccaccttctcctggCACCCGACACATGAAAACAGGCTCCTCAGTGCCTCGTACGCAG GGAATCTTGTGGATTACAGTGTGGAGGAGAGGATCACCGTGAACTGGTCGGCCACCAGCGCCCTTGTCTGGACGCAGGGCAAGAAGACCCTCCATCAGGTGGACTGCCAGCACCCTGTGTACGGCCACTACGATGATGTGCTCACGGCCATCGTCACACGGGCTCGCAAGAAATACGGCCTCTAT ATGGACACCTTGGCAATGAATGGTGACGTCACAGATGACATTTCCCTCCGCAACCTGTGGACGTGGCTGGACGCTGCCAAGAGTCTGGCCACCAGTGGGAACTTTAAGCTGCCAGGAGGAGTTCCCTACAGGTACCAGGGAGTCTG GAGTCTCATGACGGCCGACACCTTGTCTTCAGATGTCATGAACCGCCCCTGGATTGGTCATGAGGGTCAGAAGCAGCAGTTTGCCAAAGTGTTCAG GAGTGAGGAGCGCAGCCGTGCCCTGGAGCTGTGTTCCTGGGGCTTTGAGAACGAGGGTCTGCTGGGAAGCTTTCTTGCCCAGCTGGAGGCAGCCGGCAGCCACACCCGGGCTGCTGCAACAGCTGTGTTCAACCAACGTATTAAACAAGCAGTTCAAATCCTGCAACGCGGGGCTTCTAGCAACAAAATGCCTGCACTTAATTCAACTGCAATGGCTCTTGCTG GGTACACGGAGGAGCGGAAGGGCCTTTGGAGGGAGACCTGCGTCAACCTTCGGGCCCAGCTGACTGACCCTTACCTCCGCGCCATGTTTGCCTTCCTCACCGATGATGCGGATTCCTTTGACCCCGTGCTG GGCGAGACGGACATGGCCATCCAGGACCGCGTGGCCTTTGCCTGCACCTACCTGAGTGATGTGCGTCTGGTGGACTACCTGGAGAAGCTGAACACACGGCTCACGGAGGAGGGGAACCTGGACGGCATCTTGCTGACAG GTCTGTGCTCTGAGGGGATAGACCTGCTGCAGCGTTACGTTGATCTGACAGGTGACGTGCAGACAGTGGCGCTGGTCACCATCCACACCCTGCAACACGCCATCGCCAAGGACTCCCGGCTGGCCCACTGGGTGCAGAG CTACAGGAATTTGCTAGACAGCCTGTGCCTGTGGAATGAGCGAGCACAGCTGGACGTGATCATGAACGAGAACAAACATGCGGAGCGGCCGCCACAACACATCTACATCACTTGTAACTTCTGCAAGAAGGGCATCACTCCCTACATCCAGGCTGCCGGCCGCCCCAGGAACCCCTACGCACGGTTTGGCACGGGCTCCTCTAGCAAGTCAAAG ATGCAAGCGTGTCCCAATTGCCGGAAGCCGTTACCACGCTGCTCTCTGTGTCTGGTGCACATGGGGACTCCAGCGGGCTGGGGAAACACTACCCAAAAGTCATCTGCTcaggaggagggcggggaggggtCGGCCTCAGCCTCCACGCCCAGCAGCAAGAGGAAGCTGACGCACTTCTCTTCCTGGATCACCTGGTGTCAGACTTGTCGTCACGGGGGACATGCGCACCACCTCATGGAGTGGTTCAA GGAACACACCGAGTGCCCGGTCACAACCTGCACCTGCAAGTGTATGAGTCTGGACACAGTGAGTAAGGTGGCCTCGTCCTCAGTCAGTGTTGTGCCCAAGTGA
- the LOC127010132 gene encoding GATOR complex protein MIOS-A-like isoform X1, with the protein MTMSSVRVDVQWLPAAPDHFLTWGTDLQLYQVQDATPAEAVQPPRLRLSPHSVASLLATNNDIQYIKCVSWWPGVEADPAQQLLAVGQANGKVALTNFSKVADPRGIKGKEFIPKTARPVNSLAWSTQEHQLLAVGLEKVRTDHSVVVCDVMRPSQAASYTFDQRNSTSGDVLKPLVEFGNAETAHSVAFSLHTPRTLMAGMNNKQIKLFDLRENKVIASTNTKAVYGICTDIHNEHRLASYFESQVSIWDLRNIERPVLNLDANKPVTKLAWCPSRLGLVASLCRDSPSMRLYDIIHYAAGGEDQEPAVITRSITPDPGTCISTFSWHPTHENRLLSASYAGNLVDYSVEERITVNWSATSALVWTQGKKTLHQVDCQHPVYGHYDDVLTAIVTRARKKYGLYMDTLAMNGDVTDDISLRNLWTWLDAAKSLATSGNFKLPGGVPYRYQGVWSLMTADTLSSDVMNRPWIGHEGQKQQFAKVFRSEERSRALELCSWGFENEGLLGSFLAQLEAAGSHTRAAATAVFNQRIKQAVQILQRGASSNKMPALNSTAMALAGFPTGYTEERKGLWRETCVNLRAQLTDPYLRAMFAFLTDDADSFDPVLGETDMAIQDRVAFACTYLSDVRLVDYLEKLNTRLTEEGNLDGILLTGLCSEGIDLLQRYVDLTGDVQTVALVTIHTLQHAIAKDSRLAHWVQSYRNLLDSLCLWNERAQLDVIMNENKHAERPPQHIYITCNFCKKGITPYIQAAGRPRNPYARFGTGSSSKSKMQACPNCRKPLPRCSLCLVHMGTPAGWGNTTQKSSAQEEGGEGSASASTPSSKRKLTHFSSWITWCQTCRHGGHAHHLMEWFKEHTECPVTTCTCKCMSLDTVSKVASSSVSVVPK; encoded by the exons ATGACTATGAGTAGTGTGCGTGTGGACGTCCAGTGGTTGCCGGCGGCCCCTGACCACTTCCTTACCTGGGGCACCGACCTGCAGCTGTACCAGGTGCAGGATGCCACACCCGCAGAGGCCGTCCAGCCTCCAC GGCTGCGCTTGAGTCCCCACTCTGTGGCGTCTCTGCTGGCCACCAACAATGACATCCAGTACATTAAGTGTGTGTCGTGGTGGCCCGGCGTGGAGGCTGACCCGGCGCAGCAGCTGCTGGCGGTTGGTCAGGCCAACGGCAAAGTGGCCCTCACCAACTTCAGCAAAGTGGCTGACCCTCGAGGCATCAAGGGCAAGGAGTTCA TTCCCAAGACGGCCCGGCCAGTAAACTCCCTGGCCTGGTCGACGCAGGAGCATCAGCTGCTGGCGGTCGGCCTGGAGAAGGTGCGCACAGACCACTCGgttgtggtgtgtgatgtgatgcGCCCCAGCCAGGCCGCCTCCTACACCTTCGACCAGCGGAACTCCACCTCAGG GGATGTGCTCAAGCCTCTGGTGGAGTTTGGTAACGCTGAGACAGCGCACAGCGTGGCCTTCTCACTCCACACGCCCCGGACGCTGATGGCCGGCATGAACAACAAACAGATCAAGTTATTTGACCTTAGAG AGAATAAAGTGATTGCCTCCACCAACACCAAGGCTGTGTACGGGATCTGTACAGACATCCACAATGAACACCGACTGGCTTCATATTTTGAGAGTCAG GTTTCTATATGGGATCTGCGAAATATTGAACGCCCGGTGCTGAACCTGGACGCCAATAAGCCTGTCACAAAGCTGGCCTGGTGCCCCTCACG GTTAGGGCTCGTGGCGTCCCTGTGCCGAGACAGCCCCTCCATGCGGCTCTATGACATCATCCATTATGCAGCCGGTGGGGAGGACCAGGAGCCGGCCGTCATCACACGCTCCATCACCCCTGACCCGGGCACCTgcatctccaccttctcctggCACCCGACACATGAAAACAGGCTCCTCAGTGCCTCGTACGCAG GGAATCTTGTGGATTACAGTGTGGAGGAGAGGATCACCGTGAACTGGTCGGCCACCAGCGCCCTTGTCTGGACGCAGGGCAAGAAGACCCTCCATCAGGTGGACTGCCAGCACCCTGTGTACGGCCACTACGATGATGTGCTCACGGCCATCGTCACACGGGCTCGCAAGAAATACGGCCTCTAT ATGGACACCTTGGCAATGAATGGTGACGTCACAGATGACATTTCCCTCCGCAACCTGTGGACGTGGCTGGACGCTGCCAAGAGTCTGGCCACCAGTGGGAACTTTAAGCTGCCAGGAGGAGTTCCCTACAGGTACCAGGGAGTCTG GAGTCTCATGACGGCCGACACCTTGTCTTCAGATGTCATGAACCGCCCCTGGATTGGTCATGAGGGTCAGAAGCAGCAGTTTGCCAAAGTGTTCAG GAGTGAGGAGCGCAGCCGTGCCCTGGAGCTGTGTTCCTGGGGCTTTGAGAACGAGGGTCTGCTGGGAAGCTTTCTTGCCCAGCTGGAGGCAGCCGGCAGCCACACCCGGGCTGCTGCAACAGCTGTGTTCAACCAACGTATTAAACAAGCAGTTCAAATCCTGCAACGCGGGGCTTCTAGCAACAAAATGCCTGCACTTAATTCAACTGCAATGGCTCTTGCTG GTTTTCCTACAGGGTACACGGAGGAGCGGAAGGGCCTTTGGAGGGAGACCTGCGTCAACCTTCGGGCCCAGCTGACTGACCCTTACCTCCGCGCCATGTTTGCCTTCCTCACCGATGATGCGGATTCCTTTGACCCCGTGCTG GGCGAGACGGACATGGCCATCCAGGACCGCGTGGCCTTTGCCTGCACCTACCTGAGTGATGTGCGTCTGGTGGACTACCTGGAGAAGCTGAACACACGGCTCACGGAGGAGGGGAACCTGGACGGCATCTTGCTGACAG GTCTGTGCTCTGAGGGGATAGACCTGCTGCAGCGTTACGTTGATCTGACAGGTGACGTGCAGACAGTGGCGCTGGTCACCATCCACACCCTGCAACACGCCATCGCCAAGGACTCCCGGCTGGCCCACTGGGTGCAGAG CTACAGGAATTTGCTAGACAGCCTGTGCCTGTGGAATGAGCGAGCACAGCTGGACGTGATCATGAACGAGAACAAACATGCGGAGCGGCCGCCACAACACATCTACATCACTTGTAACTTCTGCAAGAAGGGCATCACTCCCTACATCCAGGCTGCCGGCCGCCCCAGGAACCCCTACGCACGGTTTGGCACGGGCTCCTCTAGCAAGTCAAAG ATGCAAGCGTGTCCCAATTGCCGGAAGCCGTTACCACGCTGCTCTCTGTGTCTGGTGCACATGGGGACTCCAGCGGGCTGGGGAAACACTACCCAAAAGTCATCTGCTcaggaggagggcggggaggggtCGGCCTCAGCCTCCACGCCCAGCAGCAAGAGGAAGCTGACGCACTTCTCTTCCTGGATCACCTGGTGTCAGACTTGTCGTCACGGGGGACATGCGCACCACCTCATGGAGTGGTTCAA GGAACACACCGAGTGCCCGGTCACAACCTGCACCTGCAAGTGTATGAGTCTGGACACAGTGAGTAAGGTGGCCTCGTCCTCAGTCAGTGTTGTGCCCAAGTGA